The nucleotide window TCGCCAGCCTTCAGTGCTTTCACTGTTTGCTTTGATCCTACTATAATCTTTTTAGCCTGAGCTACTTTTTCATAAGACATGATATCCTCCAAAGTAACCGGTAAATAGGAGCACCTTTGAAATAGTAACATCTAGTGCAAGGGATGTCAACAACATCTAAAAACTTTTTCGCTGAAATGTTCCTTTTATTCATAGAATAATTCTTTTTTCTTTAAAAAGGCGGCACTTTCTGCCGTGGCAGAAAGCACCGCGCTTCTTATTTTATTCTACAGTGATTGCATCTTCGGCATTTTCTTCTTCCATTGCGATTGGCTCAGCTCTTCTGTAGCGCTGCATGCCTGTTCCCGCTGGAACGAGTTTACCGATGATAACATTTTCTTTCAGGCCGAGAAGTTCATCTCGCTTGCCTTTGATCGCAGCATCTGTAAGCACTCTTGTTGTTTCCTGGAAGGATGCAGCAGACAAGAATGAATCCGTCTCAAGTGATGCTTTTGTGATACCAAGCAGTACTGGACGTCCTGTTGCCGGCATTTTGCCATCAAGAAGTGCTTTGCGGTTGGCGTCAGTGAACTGATGGATTTCAAGCAATGTGCCTGGAAGTACATCGGTTTCACCAGCGTCGATTACCCTGATTTTGCGCATCATCTGGCGCACCATTACTTCTACGTGCTTGTCGCCGATCTCAACACCCTGCATACGGTATACCTTTTGAACTTCTTTCAACAGGTATTCCTGCACGGATTGAACGTCTTTGACTCTCAAAAGTTCCTTAGGATCGATCGATCCTTCAGTGAGTTCCTGACCGCGGGCTACATGGTCATTTATAGCAACCTTTAGGCGTGCTGTATATGGCGCATTGTATGTGCGGCTTTCGATTTCACCTTGAATGACGATTTCCTGCTGACGATCTTTTCCTTCGTTGATGCCGACTACGACACCTTCCAATTCAGAGATGACAGCTTGCCCTTTAGGATTACGAGCTTCGAACAATTCCTGGATACGCGGAAGACCTTGTGTGATATCGTCTCCTGCAACACCGCCTGTGTGGAAGGTACGCATTGTAAGCTGTGTTCCTGGCTCACCAATTGACTGGGCAGCAATGATACCGACCGCTTCGCCAACTTCAACTTCCTGGCCAGTCGCAAGGTTGCGTCCGTAACACTTTTTACATACGCCGTGGCGTGTATTACATGTGAAAGCGGAGCGAATCCATACTTCTTCGATTCCAGCTTCCGTTACTTCGACAGCCAAGTCTTCCGTGATTAGTCCGTTTTCAGGTACAATCACAGCCTTCGTTTCAGGATGCTTGATTGCCTTTCTTGCATAACGGCCAATTAAGCGCTCATCTAGTGGTTCAATTACTTCTGTACCATCTTTAAGCGACTTGATGAATAAGCCTCTATCTGTTCCGCAATCGTCTTCGCGCACAATGACATCCTGCGCTACGTCTACAAGACGTCGAGTCAGGTATCCTGAGTCAGCAGTCTTAAGTGCTGTATCGGCAAGACCTTTACGAGCACCGTGAGTGGAGATAAAGTATTCCAATACTGTCAGACCTTCACGGAAACTTGACTTGATTGGCAACTCGATGATCCGTCCAGCCGGGTTAGCCATCAGACCACGCATACCAGCAAGCTGCGTGAAGTTGGACGCGTTACCACGGGCACCGGAGTCACTCATCATGAAGATAGGGTTTGAATTATCTAGTGATTTCATCAGCTTAGCCTGGATATTATCCTTCGCCTGGCTCCAGATAGAAATAACGCGATCATAACGCTCATCCTCGGTAATCAAACCGCGTCTGAACTGCTTAAGAACATTATCTACCTTTGTTTGTGCTTCTGAAATGATTTCCTGCTTCTCTTTAAGAACCACGATATCAGCTACACCAACCGTAATACCCGCTTTAGTCGAGTATGTGAAGCCAAGCCCCTTCATACGGTCAAGCATTTTTGATGTTTCAGTGATTTTGAACTTCTTGAATACTTCAGCAATGATGTTCCCAAGAATTTTCTTCTTGAACGGATCCACCAATGGCATAGACTTGATGACTTCCTTTACATCTGCGCCTTTTTCCACAAAATACTTCTCTGGAGTTTCCTCCTCAAGGTTTTGCTTAGAAGGCTCATTGATGTAAGGGAATGACGCTGGAAGGATTTCATTGAAAATCAGCTTTCCAACTGTCGTGATCAAGAGCTGGCCATTTTGTTCTTCAGTGAATGTCTGGTTGCCAAGTGATGATGCGGCAACAGCAACACGAGTATGAAGATGTGCATAGCCATTCTGGTATGCAATCAATGCTTCATTCGCATCTTTAAAGACCATGCCTTCGCCAACAGCATCTTCTCTTTCAAGAGTCAGGTAATAGTTACCTAAAACCATATCCTGTGAAGGAGTAACAACCGGCTTGCCATCCTTAGGGTTCAGGATGTTCTGAGCAGCAAGCATCAATAAGCGTGCTTCAGCCTGTGCTTCAGCAGAAAGTGGAACGTGAACCGCCATCTGGTCACCATCGAAGTCAGCGTTGTAAGCTGTACATACAAGCGGGTGAAGACGGATTGCGCGTCCCTCGACTAATGTAGGCTCGAATGCCTGGATTCCAAGTCTGTGAAGAGTAGGGGCACGGTTCAGCAATACTGGGTGCTCCTTGATGACATCTTCAAGCACATCCCAGACTTCAGGCTGTACGCGCTCGATTTTGCGTTTGGCAGACTTTATGTTATGGGCTAATCCCTTTTGTACAAGTTCTTTCATGACGAACGGCTTAAATAGCTCAAGAGCCATTTCTTTCGGCAGTCCGCACTGGTACATATGCAGGTTAGGACCTACAACGATAACCGAACGACCTGAGTAGTCAACACGCTTACCAAGTAGGTTTTGACGGAAACGACCTTGCTTACCCTTCAGCATATGAGAAAGGGACTTCAATGGACGGTTACCTGGTCCAGTTACCGGACGACCGCGGCGGCCGTTATCGATCAACGCATCAACAGCTTCCTGCAGCATACGCTTTTCATTCTGGACGATGATGCTAGGAGCACCAAGGTCAAGAAGACGCTTAAGGCGGTTGTTACGGTTGATTACACGGCGATACAGGTCATTCAGGTCGGAAGTTGCGAAACGTCCACCGTCAAGCTGTACCATCGGGCGAAGCTCCGGCGGGATGACAGGCAGCACATCAAGGATCATCCAAGATGGCTCATTGCCAGATCCACGGAATGCTTCAACTACTTCAAGACGCTTGATCGCACGTGTACGACGCTGGCCTTGTGCTGTTCTTAATTCTTCTTTCAGCATATCTGCTTCTTTATCAAGGTCGATATCTGAAAGCAGTTTTTTAATTGCTTCTGCTCCCATGGCAGCCTGGAACTTGTTTCCGTATTTTTCGCGGTAAGCACGGTATTCTTTCTCTGACAACAACTGCTTCTTCTCAAGAGCTGTGTCGCCAGTTTCCGTTACTACATACGAAGCAAAGTAAATAACCTCTTCAAGCGCGCGCGGAGACATATCAAGGACTAATCCCATGCGACTAGGAATTCCTTTGAAATACCAAATGTGAGAAACAGGAGCTGCAAGCTCGATGTGTCCCATTCTTTCACGACGGACTTTCGCACGTGTTACTTCAACACCGCATCGGTCACAGACTACGCCTTTATAGCGGACTCTTTTGTACTTTCCGCAATGACATTCCCAGTCCTTCGTCGGTCCGAAGATACGCTCACAGAATAAGCCGTCTTTTTCTGGCTTTAAAGTACGATAGTTGATTGTTTCCGGCTTTTTAACCTCACCGAAAGACCATGAACGGATCTTGTCGGGTGAAGCGAGGCCAATTTTCATGTACTCAAAATTATTAACATCTAGCAAGGGGCCTACCTCCCTTTTAATCTAGGGTTTTACCCTTATGGTCATCCCAAAAAGGAACACACGTGGACAATACTGTTATTCAACTGTTTGTTCACGTGTGCCAATTAGATGGACCTATTCTTTCATTCCTACTTTTTCAGAACCCATTTCTTCTGTTTCAGGAGCAATTGTCAGTGTTTCTGCATGCTGCAATTCTTCTTCATCATCAAAATCGCGCATTTCAATCTCTTTTTCATCGCCTGATAGGATTTTGACGTCCATACCAAGACTTTGCAGTTCTTTCATCAATACCTTGAATGATTCAGGAACGCCTGGTTCTGGTACGTTTTCACCTTTTACAATGGCTTCATATGTTTTAACACGTCCAACAACATCATCGGACTTGACAGTTAAGATTTCCTGCAATGTGTAAGCAGCGCCGTATGCTTCAAGCGCCCAAACCTCCATCTCCCCGAAACGCTGTCCGCCGAACTGGGCTTTACCGCCTAGTGGCTGCTGCGTAACAAGTGAGTAAGGTCCAGTAGAACGAGCATGAAGCTTGTCGTCTACCATGTGAGCGAGCTTGATCATATACATGACACCGACAGATACACGATTATCGAATGGTTCACCTGTACGTCCATCATAAAGGACTGTTTTCGCATCTCGGACCATACCGGCTTCCTGGATGGTTGACCATACATCTTCCTCGCGAGCGCCATCGAATACCGGTGAGGCAACATGGATTCCAAGGTAGCGCGCTGCCATACCAAGGTGAAGCTCAAGAACCTGACCGATGTTCATACGAGATGGTACCCCTAGTGGGTTAAGCATGATATCGACTGGTGTTCCGTCCGGCAAGAAAGGCATGTCTTCTTCCGGAAGGATCTTAGAGATAACCCCTTTGTTACCGTGGCGTCCTGCCATTTTGTCACCTTCAGAAATCTTACGCTTCTGAACGATGTAAGCACGGACAAGCTGGTTAACGCCAGGAGGAAGCTCGTCGCCATCTTCACGGTTGAACACTTTGACGTCAAGGACAATCCCGCCGCCGCCGTGTGGAACACGCAATGATGTATCACGGACTTCCCTTGCTTTTTCACCGAAGATTGCGTGGAGGAGACGTTCTTCCGCAGTCAATTCAGTAACTCCTTTAGGCGTTACCTTACCTACAAGAAGATCTCCATCTTTCACTTCAGCACCGACACGGATGATTCCACGTTCGTCAAGGTTTCTCAATGCATCTTCCCCGACATTCGGAATATCACGTGTAATTTCTTCAGGTCCAAGCTTAGTATCACGTGACTCTGATTCATATTCTTCTATATGGATTGATGTATACACATCATCCTTAACGAGGCGCTCACTCATGATGATCGCATCCTCGTAGTTATAGCCGTTCCAAGTCATGAAGCCGACAAGGACATTACGTCCAAGTGCCAGTTCACCCTTTTCCATTGATGGTCCGTCAGCAAGGATTTCTCCTTTTACTACACGGTCACCAACACTTACGATCGGGCGCTGATTATAGCAAGTACCCTGATTCGAACGAATGAACTTAAGCATGCGGTATTTATCAAGGTCTCCCTTAACTTCCTGTCCGTCTACTTCAGTAACACGGCGAACCCATACTTGACGAGCTTCAACGTGTTCTACAATTCCTTCATGCTTACAGATTACGGCAGCACCGGAATCCTTTGCATTCACGTGCTCCATTCCCGTACCTACGATTGGTGATTCCGGCTGCATTAACGGAACTGCCTGTCGTTGCATGTTCGCACCCATCAGCGCACGGTTGGAGTCATCGTTTTCCAAGAACGGGATACAAGCAGTCGCTGCGGACACAACTTGCTTAGGTGATACATCCATATAATCGACGCGATCACGCTTAACAACAGTGTTTTCTCCGCGGAAACGGGCAATTACTTCATCATCAATGAAAGAACCATCATCAGCAAGACGAGCATTCGCCTGTGCCACTACATAGTTATCTTCTTCATCAGCTGTTAAGTAATCAAAATGGCTTGTCACTTTACCTGTTTCCGGATCAACGCGGCGGTACGGAGTCTCGATGAATCCGAAGCGGTTAACCTTCGCGAAACTTGAAAGTGAGTTGATCAAACCGATGTTTGGACCTTCCGGCGTTTCAATCGGGCACATACGTCCGTAGTGGGAATAGTGAACGTCACGCACTTCGAAACCAGCGCGTTCACGTGTAAGACCACCAGGTCCCAATGCAGAGAGACGCCTTTTATGTGTCAATTCAGCCAGCGGATTTGTTTGGTCCATGAACTGTGAAAGCTGAGAGCTTCCAAAGAACTCTTTAATGGACGCAATGACCGGGCGGATATTGATTAATTGCTGTGGTGTAATCGTATTTGTGTCCTGGATGGACATTCTTTCACGAACTACACGCTCCATTCTGGACAAACCAATTCGGAATTGGTTCTGCAACAGTTCACCAACAGAACGAAGGCGTCTGTTTCCTAAATGGTCGATGTCATCCGTATCGCCAACACCGTGCAGCAAGTTAAAGAAGTAGCTGATGGATGAAATGATATCAGCAGGTGTGATATTTTTAATCGGTTCAGGGACATACGCGTTTCCTAAAACATTAA belongs to Mesobacillus subterraneus and includes:
- the rpoC gene encoding DNA-directed RNA polymerase subunit beta' yields the protein MLDVNNFEYMKIGLASPDKIRSWSFGEVKKPETINYRTLKPEKDGLFCERIFGPTKDWECHCGKYKRVRYKGVVCDRCGVEVTRAKVRRERMGHIELAAPVSHIWYFKGIPSRMGLVLDMSPRALEEVIYFASYVVTETGDTALEKKQLLSEKEYRAYREKYGNKFQAAMGAEAIKKLLSDIDLDKEADMLKEELRTAQGQRRTRAIKRLEVVEAFRGSGNEPSWMILDVLPVIPPELRPMVQLDGGRFATSDLNDLYRRVINRNNRLKRLLDLGAPSIIVQNEKRMLQEAVDALIDNGRRGRPVTGPGNRPLKSLSHMLKGKQGRFRQNLLGKRVDYSGRSVIVVGPNLHMYQCGLPKEMALELFKPFVMKELVQKGLAHNIKSAKRKIERVQPEVWDVLEDVIKEHPVLLNRAPTLHRLGIQAFEPTLVEGRAIRLHPLVCTAYNADFDGDQMAVHVPLSAEAQAEARLLMLAAQNILNPKDGKPVVTPSQDMVLGNYYLTLEREDAVGEGMVFKDANEALIAYQNGYAHLHTRVAVAASSLGNQTFTEEQNGQLLITTVGKLIFNEILPASFPYINEPSKQNLEEETPEKYFVEKGADVKEVIKSMPLVDPFKKKILGNIIAEVFKKFKITETSKMLDRMKGLGFTYSTKAGITVGVADIVVLKEKQEIISEAQTKVDNVLKQFRRGLITEDERYDRVISIWSQAKDNIQAKLMKSLDNSNPIFMMSDSGARGNASNFTQLAGMRGLMANPAGRIIELPIKSSFREGLTVLEYFISTHGARKGLADTALKTADSGYLTRRLVDVAQDVIVREDDCGTDRGLFIKSLKDGTEVIEPLDERLIGRYARKAIKHPETKAVIVPENGLITEDLAVEVTEAGIEEVWIRSAFTCNTRHGVCKKCYGRNLATGQEVEVGEAVGIIAAQSIGEPGTQLTMRTFHTGGVAGDDITQGLPRIQELFEARNPKGQAVISELEGVVVGINEGKDRQQEIVIQGEIESRTYNAPYTARLKVAINDHVARGQELTEGSIDPKELLRVKDVQSVQEYLLKEVQKVYRMQGVEIGDKHVEVMVRQMMRKIRVIDAGETDVLPGTLLEIHQFTDANRKALLDGKMPATGRPVLLGITKASLETDSFLSAASFQETTRVLTDAAIKGKRDELLGLKENVIIGKLVPAGTGMQRYRRAEPIAMEEENAEDAITVE
- the rpoB gene encoding DNA-directed RNA polymerase subunit beta; translation: MTGQLVQYGRHRQRRSYARISEVLELPNLIEIQTSSYQWFLDEGLREMFQDISPIEDFTGNLSLEFIDYSLGEPKYPVEESKERDVTYSAPLRVKVRLVNKETGEVKDQDVFMGDFPLMTETGTFVINGAERVIVSQLVRSPSVYYSGKLDKNGKKGFTATVIPNRGAWLEYETDAKDVVYVRIDRTRKLPVTVLLRALGFGSDQEIIDLIGDNEYIRNTLEKDNTESTEKALLEIYERLRPGEPPTVDNAKSLLVSRFFDPKRYDLANVGRYKINKKLHIKNRLFGQKLAETLVDPETGEIIAEKGVTLDRRTLDKIIPALEKNVGFKDFSPYGGVVEEDVTLQSIKIYSPNDVEGEKEINVLGNAYVPEPIKNITPADIISSISYFFNLLHGVGDTDDIDHLGNRRLRSVGELLQNQFRIGLSRMERVVRERMSIQDTNTITPQQLINIRPVIASIKEFFGSSQLSQFMDQTNPLAELTHKRRLSALGPGGLTRERAGFEVRDVHYSHYGRMCPIETPEGPNIGLINSLSSFAKVNRFGFIETPYRRVDPETGKVTSHFDYLTADEEDNYVVAQANARLADDGSFIDDEVIARFRGENTVVKRDRVDYMDVSPKQVVSAATACIPFLENDDSNRALMGANMQRQAVPLMQPESPIVGTGMEHVNAKDSGAAVICKHEGIVEHVEARQVWVRRVTEVDGQEVKGDLDKYRMLKFIRSNQGTCYNQRPIVSVGDRVVKGEILADGPSMEKGELALGRNVLVGFMTWNGYNYEDAIIMSERLVKDDVYTSIHIEEYESESRDTKLGPEEITRDIPNVGEDALRNLDERGIIRVGAEVKDGDLLVGKVTPKGVTELTAEERLLHAIFGEKAREVRDTSLRVPHGGGGIVLDVKVFNREDGDELPPGVNQLVRAYIVQKRKISEGDKMAGRHGNKGVISKILPEEDMPFLPDGTPVDIMLNPLGVPSRMNIGQVLELHLGMAARYLGIHVASPVFDGAREEDVWSTIQEAGMVRDAKTVLYDGRTGEPFDNRVSVGVMYMIKLAHMVDDKLHARSTGPYSLVTQQPLGGKAQFGGQRFGEMEVWALEAYGAAYTLQEILTVKSDDVVGRVKTYEAIVKGENVPEPGVPESFKVLMKELQSLGMDVKILSGDEKEIEMRDFDDEEELQHAETLTIAPETEEMGSEKVGMKE